A region from the Pseudomonas cucumis genome encodes:
- a CDS encoding FecR family protein — protein sequence MMDTRDCACGQTTVRDDAARWFVRLQEPAVNAEEQRRFEIWLDEHPQHRDEYQMLQSLWAAADLLPAKCLRALCETPPARRTRHPLMRYAVAASVLAVALGLGLFSGLNQPATYTAEYSTALGERRHVALPDGSVIDLNSRSRVQVRYEKDRRGIELTQGEAMFSVEHDSNRPFVVEAGSGKVTVTGTRFDVRRDSAETRVVVEQGTVKVQGNDADFISLTAGLGTRVNARGKVAAAYTVNPAELTAWRSGKLVFNNASLSEVAEEVSRYREKPLTVGSAKVGNLRLTSVFKSDNTDALLKALPSILPVAIRTLDDGSQEIIAR from the coding sequence ATGATGGATACTCGTGATTGTGCGTGCGGGCAAACAACGGTTCGCGACGACGCGGCGCGGTGGTTTGTGCGTTTGCAGGAGCCTGCCGTCAACGCCGAAGAGCAGAGGCGCTTCGAGATCTGGCTGGACGAACACCCTCAGCATCGCGACGAATATCAAATGCTCCAGAGCCTGTGGGCGGCGGCCGATCTGCTGCCGGCCAAGTGTCTGCGCGCGTTGTGCGAAACCCCGCCGGCACGCCGCACACGTCATCCGCTGATGCGTTATGCAGTGGCCGCGAGTGTGTTGGCGGTGGCGCTTGGCCTGGGGTTGTTCAGTGGCTTGAATCAACCGGCGACCTACACGGCTGAATATTCCACGGCCCTTGGCGAGCGTCGTCATGTGGCGTTGCCGGACGGCTCGGTGATCGATCTGAACAGCCGCAGCCGGGTGCAGGTGCGCTATGAAAAGGACCGTCGCGGCATCGAGTTGACGCAAGGCGAGGCAATGTTCAGCGTCGAGCACGACAGCAACCGACCGTTTGTGGTCGAGGCGGGCAGCGGCAAAGTGACAGTCACCGGTACCCGTTTCGACGTGCGTCGCGACAGCGCCGAAACCCGCGTCGTAGTAGAACAGGGCACGGTCAAGGTTCAAGGTAACGACGCCGATTTCATCAGCCTCACCGCCGGCCTCGGCACTCGCGTCAATGCCCGGGGGAAAGTGGCCGCCGCCTATACGGTTAACCCTGCAGAACTGACCGCATGGCGCAGCGGCAAACTGGTGTTCAACAACGCCAGCCTCAGCGAAGTGGCTGAAGAAGTGTCGCGCTATCGTGAAAAACCGCTGACGGTCGGCAGCGCCAAAGTGGGCAATCTGCGCCTGACCAGCGTGTTCAAGTCCGACAACACCGACGCACTGCTCAAGGCCTTGCCGAGCATTCTGCCGGTGGCCATCCGCACCCTCGATGACGGCAGTCAGGAAATAATTGCCCGATAG
- a CDS encoding DHA2 family efflux MFS transporter permease subunit yields MSRALAAPAQPFDAANMATATKVFAFATMCIGMFIALLDIQIVSASLRDIGGGLSAGTDETAWVQTSYLIAEIIVIPLSGWLSRVFSTRWLFCASAVGFTLASLLCGAAWNIQSMIVFRALQGFLGGSMIPLVFTTAFFFFTGKQRVIAAATIGAVASLAPTLGPVIGGWITDISSWHWLFYINLVPGIFVAVAVPMLVKIDQPELSLLKGADYLSMLFMAVFLGCLQYTLEEGPRFNWFSDSTILTTAWISGLAGLAFIGRTLHVANPIVDLRALKDRNFALGCFFSFVTGIGLFATIYLTPLFLGRVRGYGALDIGLAVFSTGVFQILAIPLYAFLANRIDLRWVMMSGLGLFALSMWDFSPITHDWGAKELMLPQALRGIAQQLAVPPAVTLTLGGLAPARLKHASGLFNLMRNLGGAMGIAACATILNDRTNLHFTRLAENLNSTNEALNQWLSQVGNNFAALGQSGDIGVTASLRQLWLLTYREAQTQTYGDAFLMIMVCFILATAMVPLMRKVQPPAAPSADAH; encoded by the coding sequence ATGAGTCGCGCCCTCGCCGCCCCCGCGCAGCCGTTCGACGCCGCCAACATGGCAACGGCGACCAAGGTGTTCGCCTTCGCCACGATGTGCATCGGCATGTTCATTGCGCTGCTGGACATTCAAATCGTCTCGGCGTCGCTGCGTGACATCGGCGGCGGGCTCTCGGCCGGCACTGACGAAACCGCGTGGGTACAGACCAGTTACCTGATCGCCGAAATCATCGTGATTCCGCTGTCGGGCTGGCTGTCCCGGGTGTTCTCGACCCGTTGGTTGTTCTGCGCCTCGGCGGTGGGCTTCACCCTGGCCAGCCTGCTCTGCGGCGCGGCGTGGAACATCCAGAGCATGATCGTCTTTCGCGCCTTGCAAGGATTTCTCGGCGGTTCGATGATCCCGCTGGTGTTCACCACCGCGTTCTTTTTCTTCACCGGTAAACAACGGGTGATCGCCGCCGCGACCATCGGCGCCGTGGCCTCGCTGGCACCGACGCTGGGGCCGGTGATCGGTGGCTGGATCACGGACATTTCATCCTGGCACTGGCTGTTCTACATCAATCTGGTGCCGGGGATTTTCGTTGCGGTGGCGGTGCCGATGCTGGTGAAAATCGACCAGCCGGAACTGTCCCTGCTCAAGGGCGCCGACTATCTGAGCATGCTGTTCATGGCGGTGTTTCTCGGTTGCCTGCAATACACCCTCGAAGAAGGCCCGCGCTTCAACTGGTTCAGCGACAGCACGATTCTGACCACCGCCTGGATCAGTGGTCTGGCCGGCTTGGCCTTCATTGGTCGAACCTTGCACGTGGCCAATCCGATCGTCGATCTGCGCGCCTTGAAGGACCGCAACTTCGCCCTCGGCTGCTTTTTTTCGTTCGTCACCGGGATCGGTCTATTCGCGACGATTTACCTGACGCCACTGTTTCTCGGTCGTGTACGTGGCTACGGCGCGCTGGACATCGGCCTGGCGGTTTTTTCCACCGGGGTGTTCCAGATCCTGGCGATTCCGCTGTACGCCTTTCTGGCCAACCGCATCGACCTGCGCTGGGTCATGATGAGCGGCCTTGGGCTGTTTGCCCTGTCGATGTGGGATTTCAGCCCGATCACCCATGACTGGGGGGCCAAAGAATTGATGCTGCCGCAAGCCTTGCGCGGGATCGCTCAACAACTGGCGGTGCCGCCAGCGGTGACCCTGACTCTCGGCGGACTGGCGCCCGCGCGGCTCAAACATGCTTCGGGGTTGTTCAACCTGATGCGCAACCTCGGCGGCGCGATGGGTATCGCCGCGTGCGCCACGATCCTCAATGACCGCACCAACCTGCACTTCACCCGGTTGGCGGAGAACCTCAACAGCACCAACGAAGCGCTGAATCAGTGGCTGTCCCAGGTCGGCAATAACTTCGCCGCTCTAGGCCAGAGCGGTGACATCGGCGTCACCGCCAGCCTGCGTCAGCTATGGCTGCTGACCTACCGCGAAGCGCAGACGCAAACCTACGGCGACGCATTCCTGATGATCATGGTCTGCTTCATCCTCGCCACGGCGATGGTGCCCTTGATGCGCAAGGTACAACCACCGGCCGCGCCGAGCGCTGATGCTCATTGA
- a CDS encoding HlyD family secretion protein produces MTSMPSLEPDLAVAVNTPKPPLLKRLMLLTAAIATLVFIGLYAAHWWTAGRFIEETDDAYIGGDVTVIGPKVAGYIEEVLVTDNQKVKAGDVLIRLDARDYRANLAKAEGAVAAEEALLANLDATEQLQHAVIGQARAGIDAAGAETARSRDDNARYKRLVNSNAVSVESAQRADATFKTAQAQSARAQAELLAAQRQLNVIETQKQQARAALIQARAERDLAQLNVGYTELKAPVDGVIGNRRARVGAYAQAGSQLLSVVPASGLWVDANFKEDQLSRMTPGQRVIVHADVLKGREFHGHLDSLAPASGSQFSVLPPENATGNFTKIVQRVPVRILLDPADGVLGHLRPGLSVTAEVDTRAEPETPTVASAP; encoded by the coding sequence ATGACCAGCATGCCCAGCCTTGAACCCGACCTTGCTGTCGCGGTAAACACACCCAAGCCTCCCCTGCTTAAAAGGCTGATGCTGCTGACAGCGGCCATCGCGACCCTGGTGTTCATCGGTCTGTACGCAGCTCATTGGTGGACCGCCGGGCGCTTCATCGAAGAAACCGACGACGCCTACATCGGCGGCGACGTCACGGTGATCGGGCCGAAAGTCGCGGGGTATATCGAGGAGGTGCTGGTCACCGACAACCAGAAGGTCAAGGCCGGCGATGTGTTGATTCGGCTCGACGCCCGTGACTATCGCGCCAACCTGGCCAAGGCAGAAGGTGCGGTGGCTGCCGAAGAGGCGTTACTCGCCAACCTCGATGCCACCGAACAACTGCAACACGCGGTGATCGGCCAGGCCCGCGCCGGCATCGATGCCGCGGGCGCCGAAACCGCGCGCTCGCGGGACGATAACGCCCGCTACAAACGCCTGGTGAACAGCAATGCTGTCTCGGTGGAAAGCGCGCAACGGGCCGACGCTACCTTCAAGACTGCACAGGCGCAGAGTGCCCGGGCCCAAGCCGAACTGCTGGCCGCGCAACGCCAATTGAACGTGATTGAAACCCAAAAACAGCAAGCGCGCGCCGCGTTGATCCAGGCACGGGCCGAGCGTGATCTGGCGCAATTGAACGTCGGTTACACCGAGTTGAAAGCCCCCGTCGACGGCGTGATCGGTAATCGTCGGGCACGGGTCGGCGCTTACGCCCAGGCCGGTTCGCAGCTGTTGTCGGTGGTGCCGGCCAGCGGGCTGTGGGTCGATGCCAACTTCAAGGAAGATCAGCTGTCGCGGATGACGCCGGGCCAGCGCGTGATCGTTCATGCGGACGTGCTCAAGGGGCGTGAATTCCACGGTCATCTGGACAGCCTCGCGCCGGCCAGTGGTTCGCAGTTCAGCGTGCTGCCACCGGAAAACGCCACCGGCAATTTCACCAAAATCGTCCAGCGGGTGCCGGTGCGGATCCTGCTCGATCCCGCTGACGGCGTACTCGGCCATCTGCGTCCCGGTCTGTCGGTGACTGCCGAAGTGGACACCCGCGCCGAACCTGAAACCCCGACCGTGGCCAGCGCACCATGA
- a CDS encoding TonB-dependent siderophore receptor, whose amino-acid sequence MKKTTAKNNKSSWLPLALALAVSSALPQAFAADAIHIQAQPLGQALSQLGQQTSLQVFFSPELVAGKQAPAVDGNLSPEQALRQLLQGSGLEYQIDEGSVTLMPAPTSAANGPLELGVTDIKVVGDWLGDADAAVVQNHPGARTVIRREAMVEQGSMNVGDVLRRVPGVQVQDANGTGGSDISLNVGVRGLTSRLSPRSTVLIDGVPAAFAPYGQPQLSMAPISSGNLDSIDVVRGAGSVRYGPQNVGGVINFVTRAIPEKATGEIGTTLETTQRGGWKHIDTAFLGGTADNGMGVALLYSGVNGDGYRKSNNSNDIDDVILKTHWAPTDQDDFSLNFHYYDASADMPGGLTQKQYDADPFQSDRDHDNFSGRRKDVSFKWIRQIDDRTQAEVLTYYSDSFRGSTIAARDQKTLSSYPRTYYTFGIEPRVSHVFDLGPTTQEASVGYRYLKEGMHEEASRLALVNNQPVVTRTSDGHVFQDRTGGTEAHAVYIDDKIDVGNWTVTPGIRFESISTEWHDRPVLDTAGRPVQEKRRSIDSNEPLPALSVMYHLSEAWKLFANYETSFGSLQYFQLGQGGSGDSTANGLNPEKAKTYEIGTRYNDDVWGGEVTLFYIDFDKELQYISNDVGWTNLGATTHQGLEASVHYDMAALDPRLDGLTANAGFTYTRAVYEGEIPGFKGRDLPFYSRQVATAGLRYDVNRWTYNLDAFAQSKQRSPGTAVNADGSFSGNYITEGSADGQYGDIPGYVTWNVRGGYDFGSQLSNLKVGAGVKNIFDKQYFTRSSDNNSGMYVGAPRTFFVQASVGF is encoded by the coding sequence GTGAAGAAAACCACCGCTAAAAATAACAAATCATCCTGGCTGCCCCTTGCTCTTGCCCTGGCGGTCAGCTCGGCGCTGCCCCAGGCGTTCGCTGCCGACGCCATTCATATTCAGGCGCAGCCGCTGGGTCAGGCCTTGAGTCAGTTGGGCCAGCAAACCTCGCTGCAGGTTTTTTTCAGCCCGGAACTGGTGGCGGGCAAACAGGCCCCGGCGGTCGATGGCAACCTCTCGCCGGAACAGGCTTTGCGCCAATTGCTGCAAGGCAGCGGTCTGGAATATCAGATCGATGAAGGCTCGGTGACCCTGATGCCAGCCCCGACTTCCGCCGCCAATGGCCCGCTGGAACTGGGCGTGACCGACATCAAAGTGGTTGGCGACTGGCTCGGTGATGCCGATGCTGCCGTGGTGCAAAACCATCCTGGCGCGCGTACGGTGATCCGTCGTGAAGCCATGGTCGAGCAGGGCTCCATGAACGTCGGCGACGTATTGCGTCGCGTCCCCGGTGTGCAAGTGCAGGACGCCAACGGCACCGGTGGCAGCGACATTTCCCTGAACGTCGGCGTGCGCGGCCTGACCTCGCGCCTGTCGCCACGCTCCACCGTGCTGATCGACGGCGTGCCGGCCGCCTTCGCCCCTTATGGCCAACCGCAGCTGTCCATGGCGCCGATTTCCTCCGGTAACCTCGACAGCATCGACGTGGTGCGCGGCGCCGGTTCCGTGCGTTATGGGCCGCAGAACGTCGGTGGCGTGATCAACTTCGTCACCCGCGCGATTCCGGAGAAAGCCACGGGCGAAATCGGCACCACCCTGGAAACCACCCAGCGCGGTGGCTGGAAGCACATCGACACCGCGTTTCTCGGTGGCACCGCCGATAACGGCATGGGCGTGGCGCTGTTGTATTCCGGCGTGAACGGTGACGGTTATCGCAAAAGCAACAACAGCAATGACATCGACGACGTGATCCTCAAGACCCATTGGGCGCCTACCGATCAGGACGATTTCAGCCTCAATTTCCATTACTACGACGCCAGCGCCGACATGCCCGGCGGCCTGACGCAAAAGCAGTACGATGCCGATCCGTTCCAGTCCGACCGCGACCACGACAACTTCAGCGGCCGCCGCAAAGACGTGTCCTTCAAGTGGATTCGGCAGATCGACGACCGCACCCAGGCCGAAGTGCTGACTTACTATTCCGACAGTTTCCGTGGCAGCACCATCGCCGCGCGCGACCAGAAAACCCTCAGCTCTTATCCGCGCACTTACTACACCTTCGGCATCGAGCCTCGGGTGTCCCATGTGTTCGATCTGGGCCCGACCACTCAGGAAGCCAGCGTCGGTTATCGCTACCTGAAAGAAGGCATGCATGAAGAGGCGAGCCGTCTGGCGCTGGTGAACAATCAGCCAGTGGTCACCAGAACCTCCGATGGCCATGTGTTCCAGGATCGCACCGGGGGCACCGAAGCCCACGCCGTTTACATCGATGACAAGATCGATGTCGGCAACTGGACCGTGACCCCCGGCATCCGTTTTGAAAGCATCAGCACCGAATGGCACGACCGGCCGGTTCTCGATACCGCCGGCAGACCTGTGCAGGAAAAACGTCGCAGCATCGACAGCAATGAGCCGTTGCCGGCGCTGAGCGTGATGTATCACCTGTCCGAGGCCTGGAAGTTGTTCGCCAACTACGAAACCTCGTTTGGTAGCCTGCAATATTTCCAGCTCGGTCAGGGTGGTTCGGGTGACAGCACCGCCAACGGCCTGAACCCGGAAAAGGCCAAGACCTACGAGATCGGTACGCGCTACAACGATGATGTGTGGGGCGGGGAAGTGACGCTGTTCTACATCGACTTCGATAAAGAATTGCAATACATCAGCAACGATGTGGGCTGGACCAACCTCGGCGCCACCACGCACCAGGGCCTTGAAGCCTCGGTGCACTACGACATGGCGGCGCTGGACCCACGGCTCGACGGTCTGACCGCCAACGCCGGTTTCACCTACACTCGCGCGGTTTATGAAGGTGAGATCCCAGGCTTCAAGGGCCGTGACCTACCGTTCTACTCGCGTCAGGTGGCGACCGCCGGCCTGCGTTACGACGTCAACCGCTGGACCTACAACCTCGATGCCTTTGCCCAATCCAAACAGCGCTCGCCGGGCACCGCGGTGAACGCAGATGGCAGTTTCAGTGGCAACTACATCACCGAAGGCAGCGCGGACGGCCAATACGGCGACATCCCGGGTTACGTCACCTGGAACGTGCGTGGGGGGTATGACTTTGGTTCGCAACTGTCGAACCTGAAAGTCGGGGCGGGAGTGAAGAACATTTTCGACAAGCAGTACTTCACCCGCTCCAGCGACAACAACTCGGGGATGTACGTCGGCGCACCGCGTACGTTCTTTGTGCAGGCCAGCGTCGGGTTCTGA
- a CDS encoding MFS transporter, whose product MTNLNTQATFVPGRLEQMSTRIAFFIAGVGIAAWAPLVPYAKARAGLDEGTLGLLLLCLGVGSILAMPMAGILASRFGCRRVLSGGTLLICAALPLLATVSTIPALIAALFMFGAGLGTVDSTVNLQAVIVERASGKTMMSGFHGLFSLGGIVGAAGVSALLGLGMSPLGAMLVVIVLLVVALLKAAPHLLPYGSESSGPAFAVPHGIVLFIGGMCFIVFLAEGAALDWSAVFLAQERGIDTAYAGLGYAAFALTMTVGRLTGDAIVRRLGATRVIVFGGLTAAAGLALATFAPSWEAALVGYALLGAGCSNIVPVLYTAVGKQTVMPESIAVPAITTLGYAGILAGPAVIGFIAHGSSLSFAFGLMAVLLVAVAIGGKVLKV is encoded by the coding sequence ATGACTAACCTCAACACCCAAGCCACCTTCGTCCCCGGACGTCTGGAACAGATGTCCACCCGCATCGCCTTTTTCATCGCAGGTGTCGGCATCGCGGCCTGGGCGCCGCTGGTGCCTTACGCCAAGGCGCGGGCCGGGCTGGATGAAGGAACCCTTGGGCTGTTGCTGCTGTGCTTGGGGGTGGGCTCGATTCTGGCGATGCCCATGGCCGGGATTCTGGCTTCGCGTTTCGGCTGCCGTCGGGTGTTGAGCGGCGGGACTTTGTTGATCTGTGCGGCACTGCCGCTGTTGGCGACGGTGTCTACGATTCCGGCATTGATCGCCGCGTTGTTCATGTTCGGCGCGGGCCTGGGCACGGTGGATTCGACGGTGAACCTGCAAGCGGTGATCGTCGAACGGGCCAGCGGCAAGACCATGATGTCGGGGTTTCATGGGTTGTTCAGCCTTGGCGGAATCGTCGGTGCTGCGGGTGTCAGCGCCTTGCTCGGTTTGGGGATGTCACCGCTGGGGGCGATGCTGGTGGTGATCGTGCTGCTGGTGGTGGCGTTGCTCAAGGCCGCGCCGCATCTGTTGCCCTATGGCAGCGAAAGCTCCGGCCCGGCGTTCGCCGTTCCTCATGGCATCGTGCTGTTTATCGGCGGGATGTGTTTCATCGTGTTCTTGGCCGAAGGCGCGGCGCTCGACTGGAGCGCGGTGTTCCTGGCGCAGGAGCGCGGGATCGACACGGCGTATGCAGGGCTGGGTTATGCCGCGTTTGCGCTGACCATGACCGTCGGACGTTTGACCGGCGATGCGATTGTCCGGCGCCTCGGTGCGACACGAGTGATTGTGTTTGGTGGATTGACGGCCGCGGCGGGCCTGGCACTGGCGACATTCGCACCGAGCTGGGAAGCTGCACTGGTGGGGTATGCGCTGCTGGGGGCTGGCTGTTCGAACATTGTGCCGGTGCTCTATACCGCCGTGGGCAAACAGACCGTCATGCCGGAGAGCATTGCCGTACCGGCCATTACCACCCTGGGTTATGCAGGGATTCTCGCCGGGCCTGCAGTGATCGGCTTTATCGCCCATGGCAGCAGTTTGAGTTTTGCCTTTGGGTTGATGGCGGTGTTGCTGGTGGCGGTGGCGATTGGCGGGAAGGTGTTGAAAGTTTAA
- a CDS encoding carboxymuconolactone decarboxylase family protein, whose amino-acid sequence MQPRIDFYTASPDGLNAMIALETAVSKLPLEKSLIELVKLRASQINGCAFCLDMHTADARKDGETERRLYTLSAWRETPFFTPRERAALAWTESLTQLSLTHAPDEDYALLSTEFSPKEMVDLTVAISTINSWNRLAVGFRKMPQA is encoded by the coding sequence ATGCAACCTCGTATCGATTTCTACACGGCCTCCCCGGACGGCCTCAACGCCATGATCGCCCTGGAAACCGCCGTCTCGAAACTGCCGCTGGAAAAGTCGCTGATCGAACTGGTCAAGCTGCGCGCGTCGCAGATCAACGGCTGCGCCTTCTGCCTCGACATGCACACCGCCGATGCCCGCAAGGATGGCGAAACCGAGCGTCGTCTGTACACCTTGTCGGCGTGGCGTGAAACACCCTTCTTCACCCCCCGTGAACGCGCGGCCCTGGCCTGGACCGAGTCCCTGACGCAGCTGAGCCTGACCCATGCCCCGGACGAAGACTATGCACTGCTCAGCACCGAGTTCAGCCCCAAGGAAATGGTCGACCTGACCGTGGCAATTTCCACCATCAACAGCTGGAACCGCCTGGCCGTGGGTTTTCGTAAAATGCCTCAGGCCTGA
- a CDS encoding sigma-70 family RNA polymerase sigma factor, with protein MTPKLPRRHGFFEHYEELIGTWTRRLRNRQQAEDLAHDTFVRVLESDSAAVQQPRAYLHQTARNIAVDGYRREDRRGAMESAAIDHSVSSSGDPEHFMHAIQLADSIERALTELPVNCRKVFVWQKIEGLTQAEIAERLGLSKNMVEKYMIRTLRHLRDRLDGLQP; from the coding sequence ATGACCCCCAAGCTGCCCCGCAGACACGGCTTTTTCGAGCATTACGAAGAGTTGATCGGCACCTGGACCCGTCGTCTGAGAAATCGTCAGCAGGCCGAGGACCTGGCCCATGACACCTTCGTGCGGGTGCTTGAGTCCGATTCGGCGGCGGTGCAACAACCTCGGGCGTATTTGCACCAGACCGCGCGCAACATTGCGGTGGACGGTTATCGGCGTGAGGATCGGCGGGGCGCCATGGAGTCGGCGGCAATCGATCACAGTGTGTCGTCGTCCGGCGACCCGGAGCATTTCATGCACGCGATCCAGTTGGCGGATTCCATCGAACGGGCGCTCACCGAGTTGCCGGTCAACTGCCGCAAGGTGTTCGTCTGGCAGAAGATCGAAGGCCTGACCCAGGCCGAAATCGCCGAACGCCTGGGGCTGTCCAAGAACATGGTGGAAAAGTATATGATCCGCACCCTGCGGCATTTGCGTGATCGCCTGGACGGGTTACAGCCATGA